AAGGGCCTGCACCTCATCGGCGGCTTCGCGGCCCCGACTCCCCAGTTTCCAGACGACCGCTCCCTGCCCCGGTGCATCGGCATAGATCTGCTTCAGAGTTAAAGCAGTCTTGGCCAGCGGAAGTTCTAAAGCTTCGGCGGCATCCTTCATATCCTGCGTCAAGCGATAGTTTTTTCCCACCATCGAAAGGACGATCACGGCTTCGGGATGGCCTCCCCGAATATCCTGGGATTGCCGTAAGACCTTGGTGGCCTGGGAAAGCGCCCTCACCTCCAACATGGAGGCTTTGCAGGGGACGATAGCCAGATCCGCTCGAAGTAACAAAGCCCGGCTGGTTTCGGTGTTGCTGCCCGGGCCGTCGGCGACGACATACTCGGCGTGTTCGCTCAGTGTTGGCAAACGATCCAAGATTTCTTCGGGGTCGGCCAGTCGTACCGTTTTAACTCCGGGTACCGCTTCGGCGGCCCAATCGGAGGAGGAATGCTGCGTGTCGCAATCGGCGAGAGTTACCGTATGGCCCTGCTCAAAAAGCCAAGCGGCCAAATGGACAGCCAGCGTGGACTTCCCAACTCCCCCTTTTGAATTTGCAACAACAATGATCATGCGGCGGACGGTACCACATGTTTACATGATTGCAAGTAATATGTGCGACATGAAGACACGACGGCATGTCGGCAAGGTGACATAATTTTATGTCTTCAAGTAATTAGGATTTCTTGCCGTCTTGCAAGCATGTCAGCATGACGTTTTGATGACTTGGCGACAGTGCGACATGTAAGCAAGTAATCTGTATTTCATGTATTCCTGCAGTCTGGCAATCATGCTTACATGTTTACAACAATGCAAAATGGCCGCCTGACATGTAATCATGTTTTCATGTCGTCATGCCTGTCTGAAAACATGTCTGCTGGTCTTCCTGCTTACAGGCCTGAAAGTCAGCTTTCTGGCTGATCTGCCGGAATTTCACGGAGAAATTCTGTCGATGCGAAGCATCGGGAAGATGCCTGTACGGTTGACGGATATTTTTTCCCTCGAGGAAAGTCGCTCGTAAATGCATTAGAATTTGGGGCGCTGAAGATAGAAAAAGTGTCCCCAGTATCCTTCCGAAGCGAGCGATTGCACCTAAAATCGACCAGAATCATTGCAAAGTATATTAAATCCCCAGCCTCGAAATCGGTGGTCGTAGATCGGAATATGAATGACATGGAAGAACTCGATTCGGAATCCCAGGAACTACCGCACTACCGGCGTCCTTGGATCCTGCTGATTCCTCTCGGATTCGCAGCCTTCCTTTTTTTCTTGCTGACACTGCTCTTTCTTTTTGGGCCGGTAGACAAAAAGCATAAAGAAGATGATTCGGCCATGTTGCTGTTAGTTGGCGGCATCATGGCGTTTTTCTTCGCGGTATCTTTTTTTGTTTGCGTTCGGCTTTACCGGGGGCCGCGCCCGGGCACGACCTCAGCGTTACCGCTTTGGTTCATTCGAGGCTTTGGGCTGTTCATGGCCCTGGGAGCAGTGGGAACTTATTTGCTGAATAAAACGAGTTTGCAAAACAGCATTAAAAGTTTTGTTTTATTCCTAGGGATTGCGATTACGGGCGATGTGGTTCAGATGATTCAGGACACTTCGAATGAAGACAAAGAAAAAGAGGAACCCTCCACGAATTCAGATCCCCAGAAGGATGATAAATCAAAATAGCCCATAAAGAGTCTCAATGGGTTTTCTATTTGCTTACCTCGATTGACAAATTATACAATTCCGGTTGTCCCGCAGAATGCTACCGACTTTCGTGAGTGGGCGACACGGAACCGGACTTCTGCGGGACTCTTGTATTTCCCTCGAATCGATTTCCTTCAAATCATCAATTCTTTGGATCGAGTGTCAGACGATTGGGTCACTTGCGTCCGGTAATCGGAGAGGTGAGGGGAGACTTCCGGTAGTGAAGTTTCCTCGGAAGGGTTTACTTCCTCCTTTAATAGCTCTTGCTCTCGCTGCATCCGCTCGCGAACCCGTTTAGTCACCGGCTCCTCGGCAATGATGATTCTCTGTTCTCCGGAACGCTGGGCGGTGGCTTCAATCGTGTTTATCGATTTCAGATCTTTAATCCGTTCGGCAATTTCAGAAGTCGATACCCGCTCTTCTCCTTCAGCGGGAGGAGTCGTGATCGAAAGCCCCAGCTTCAATTGATCCCGGAGGTTGGTCAGTTCCGCCAAATAATCCTCATGGGCAAATTCTTGACCCAGACGACTCTGGTAGTCGTGTAACTGACTCTGGGCCAGTTCCAGATCGTCCCGTTCTTTCTGGCACCTTTCGTCGTAGGTAGTGGCCAATCGTTCCAAAGCATTCAGCACCGCACGCGGACCGCGATGCTCGCGGCTGAGTGTTGCCGTCCGTTTACTGGCTCCCTCGAGATAGACTTCCGGGGGATAATCCGCATGTAGTATCATCCCAAAATTCAATCCCTTATATCGTCCCAGGGCTACTCGAGTGGATTGACTGACTCGCTCCGGGAGATTCTCTAGTCGCTGGCCGAGTACCGCTTGGGCATCGCGAGGAGGTACCGGACGATTCCCGACGAAGAGAGAATTCGGATGGTCCTGGATCGTGTTCCGGTCGGCCTCGAAGGCGGCGAGGCGTCTTTGATAATCGGCAATATGATCAGGTAAGTTGCGGATATGCTTTCTCGCCAGATACTGCTCGTCGGCGTGGTTCTTTTTCAAGACCGATAGCCGTTGCAATTCGGCATCGGCTTCAGCGAGGGTTAACACCGCCGGATTGCCCGAAGCAATCGCTTTGACTTCGGCGTAGGAGAGTTCCTGACCGCCGATATCCTCGGCCTTACGCAGTCCGCAATTGCCCGAGATGACTTGGGCAATAAAGCGAGCCTTCGTCTCTAAGGCCTGCCACATATAAGAATCGAACGAGCCTTGCGTGACGTAGCGATAGATCGAAACTTCTTCACTTTCATTGCCTTGCCGGAGAATCCGGCCTTCTCGTTGTTCGACTTCGGCGGGTTTCCAGGGGGCATCGAGATGATGCAAGGCCACCAGTCGCTTTTGGACGTTGGTTCCGGTGCCCATTTTCATGGTGCTGCCCAGTAACACCCGCACCGAACCCTGACGGACCTTCTCGAACAAGGCCTGCTTCTTGGCGTCCGAATCGGCTTCGCCGACGGCGGCGATCTGCTCGGCGGGGATTCCCTGCCGAATTAACTTCTGAATGATATCCTCGTAGGCGGAATAGCCCCAGGGAGTCGGATTCACTCCCATATCGCAAAAAATCATCTGCGTGCCGCGAGTGACTTCGCTCTTTCGCCAGATACGGACAACATTTTCGACCAGGGCGTTTACCTTCGATCCTGGATCGTCCTCGGCCTGGGCGTCGAGCATGCGAGCATCGAGGGCCAGTTTTCGGCCATCGGTGGTGATGGCTAAGGCGTTATCCTTGCGAGGATCGACCTTCTGGCTGCGGATCTGCTCGTAGCGTTGCACCAATTCCTGCTGCAGCCGGGACTGGGCTTCCGACATCGGGCAGGCGACGATGGTCGCCTTGCCTCCTTCGAGCTTGGGACGAGGGAGGTTCAACATTTCGGCGGTCTGCACATCGGCAAACGCTCGGAACATCTGTTGCAGTTCCGGAAGGTTAGTGAACTTGGCAAAGCGGCTACGAGGCTTTAAGGATTGACCATCGGGGGATATCTCCATGGTATCCACCACTTCGCCGAAGGTGGCAGCCCAGGCATCGAAGTGTTCGATGCCTCGGTCGCTCAATCCTTTCGGATCGAGGAAGCGCTGCATCGTGTACATTTCCATCATCGAGTTGCTGACCGGCGTGCCGGTCGCGAACTCGACCCCATGACCGGGATGTTGCTCATTCAAGTAGCGGCATTTCATGAAGAGATCGAAGGCTCGCTCCGATCCGCCGGTCTGGATTCCAGCGACCCTATCCATCTTGGTCGGGGTTTCCAGGTTTTTAAAGAAGTGGGCCTCGTCGATGAAGATTTGATCGACTCCCAGTTCATCGAATACCAGCCCATCATCCTTTTTATCTTCGGCCAATAGGTCTTTGAGCTTGGCTTCGCGGGACGCTTTCTGCTTCTCGATGGTCTTAATCAGATTGCGGTGCGGTTTGTCCTGGGAACGGGAGCGATCACGCAAGAGCTCGTCGTACTCGGCGATTTGCTCTCTTAGGAACTTCTCTTGATAATCCTTGGACATGCCGATCCGCTCGAAGGAAGAATGAGTGACGATAATGCCGTCCCAGTCCCCGCTGGCGATCTTGGCCGTTAAGAACTTCCGCTTGTCCCGGCTCAAGTCCTCCTTGGTAGCCACCAGTAGATGGGCATTGGGGTATAACTGCATGAATTCCCGGGCGAATTGCTCGAGCATGTGGTTGGGAACCACATACATCGGCTTTTTCACCAACCCGGTCTGTTTCATCTTCATACCGGTAGCGGCCATGGTGAAGGTCTTGCCCGCTCCGACGACATGAGCCAGCAAGGTGTTGCCACTGCTCATACCCCGCCAGATGGCATCCTTCTGGTGCGGACGAAGCTGAACGGTAGTATTCATCCCTGGAAAATCCAGATGACCGCCGTCGAATAACCTCGGCCGCAAATTGTTGTAAGTGTCGTTGTAAGTGCGAACTAAACGCTCGGTCCGTTCCGGATCCTGGAAGATCCACGACCGGAATTTTTCTTTGATGATTTTCTGTTTTTCTTTGGCGGCTAAAGTAGCATCGGGATTGATGACTTTTTCATCCTTATCCGATCCCGGCACGGTGTCGTAGATCACCGGCGACTTCAAATTGAGAGCCAGTTCGAACAGCCAAGTGCCATTCGCCCGGTCGGTGCCGTAATCGGCCGTGGCGGCCACGGAACGCTCGGTATGGTAATCGGCTTCAAAGCTCCACAAGGCATCTTTCTTTAAGTGAGCGACTTTGACGGAGTCGGC
The genomic region above belongs to Telmatocola sphagniphila and contains:
- a CDS encoding division plane positioning ATPase MipZ produces the protein MIIVVANSKGGVGKSTLAVHLAAWLFEQGHTVTLADCDTQHSSSDWAAEAVPGVKTVRLADPEEILDRLPTLSEHAEYVVADGPGSNTETSRALLLRADLAIVPCKASMLEVRALSQATKVLRQSQDIRGGHPEAVIVLSMVGKNYRLTQDMKDAAEALELPLAKTALTLKQIYADAPGQGAVVWKLGSRGREAADEVQALFRELLPDAVASKKRSKIKKLESA
- a CDS encoding DEAD/DEAH box helicase family protein, yielding MSQICLLPNSHSHQKAIAPNAESIYNSATPFQYSLLLMPSKPPSRTPQLPGFATDFEEFAETTTSVIDPTEAPNAVQDHRSRLDSKPIQPLRASSLFEDSPVDRQPASESTSGASSRSSSELSERSSNGFPHSKPSRIGGSTPTVGGGILTPSYAERFASTSDSHHLTQRFGLKPRPRQNSLFDQPIEQVEAPISQVTVPTDSSPLSVSTSSGEKAKARDILAAIRVLNRLDAENRLATEEERQALARFGGFGAVALSLFPDPIKGTYKDASWQSLGEELKSLLSPEDYESAKRTTFNAFYTAPVVMTAMHQALDRLGIPEQATVLEPGCGTGNFLSYAKPKQHFIGVELDRTSGRIAKALHPDQDIRIENFRDTKLPDGRLDAVIGNVPFADVKLDHKGQRFSLHDYFFAKSVDALKPGGVLALVTSHYTLDKQNASIREYLAERADFIGAIRLPCDAFKREGTAVVTDIVFLRKRAPDEAAHHTETNWLKSEPLDIEGKAIPINEYFHSHPEMVLGTWTSKDSLYGGETGYSVLSNGDLSSQLREAIARLPRFETLQDATESQRDTTTCFTPPPLERHITEGSFFLSDQKAICQLIGGRAVPAQHGSTVLTATGGLMGKRLAALIQLRDEARRVLQSQNEGWPEEHREQARRKLNQTYDYFVSQYGPINKTTFGETADGTVIRRMPNLAKFREDPDAMLVMSLEEYDEVTGKATKAAILLKDVVGKTPEILQVRSAEEGLLVSLDRKGGIDLGYIAELYGQPEEKIIGELGELIYLNPESQHWETADEYLSGNVRAKLALAERAGEKFSRNAEALRVVQPPDVLPGDIDANLGAPWIPESDIQAFASELFRVDADSVKVAHLKKDALWSFEADYHTERSVAATADYGTDRANGTWLFELALNLKSPVIYDTVPGSDKDEKVINPDATLAAKEKQKIIKEKFRSWIFQDPERTERLVRTYNDTYNNLRPRLFDGGHLDFPGMNTTVQLRPHQKDAIWRGMSSGNTLLAHVVGAGKTFTMAATGMKMKQTGLVKKPMYVVPNHMLEQFAREFMQLYPNAHLLVATKEDLSRDKRKFLTAKIASGDWDGIIVTHSSFERIGMSKDYQEKFLREQIAEYDELLRDRSRSQDKPHRNLIKTIEKQKASREAKLKDLLAEDKKDDGLVFDELGVDQIFIDEAHFFKNLETPTKMDRVAGIQTGGSERAFDLFMKCRYLNEQHPGHGVEFATGTPVSNSMMEMYTMQRFLDPKGLSDRGIEHFDAWAATFGEVVDTMEISPDGQSLKPRSRFAKFTNLPELQQMFRAFADVQTAEMLNLPRPKLEGGKATIVACPMSEAQSRLQQELVQRYEQIRSQKVDPRKDNALAITTDGRKLALDARMLDAQAEDDPGSKVNALVENVVRIWRKSEVTRGTQMIFCDMGVNPTPWGYSAYEDIIQKLIRQGIPAEQIAAVGEADSDAKKQALFEKVRQGSVRVLLGSTMKMGTGTNVQKRLVALHHLDAPWKPAEVEQREGRILRQGNESEEVSIYRYVTQGSFDSYMWQALETKARFIAQVISGNCGLRKAEDIGGQELSYAEVKAIASGNPAVLTLAEADAELQRLSVLKKNHADEQYLARKHIRNLPDHIADYQRRLAAFEADRNTIQDHPNSLFVGNRPVPPRDAQAVLGQRLENLPERVSQSTRVALGRYKGLNFGMILHADYPPEVYLEGASKRTATLSREHRGPRAVLNALERLATTYDERCQKERDDLELAQSQLHDYQSRLGQEFAHEDYLAELTNLRDQLKLGLSITTPPAEGEERVSTSEIAERIKDLKSINTIEATAQRSGEQRIIIAEEPVTKRVRERMQREQELLKEEVNPSEETSLPEVSPHLSDYRTQVTQSSDTRSKELMI